In Gemmatimonadaceae bacterium, a single genomic region encodes these proteins:
- a CDS encoding DUF445 family protein encodes MSEPLRLAGGSPSAAVTRLEPVAMHDEADRQARLDRMKRFATLLLVAATALFVVARLLESRYPWLGIVRATAEAAMVGGIADWFAVTALFRHPLGIPIPHTAIVPAKKDRVGRTLGAFVQRNFLTRDVIEHRFRSLRVGERLAEWLADSQNARTISRSAASALSSAAQMLRDEDVQDVLDRTLAQRMRTMHLAPLLGKVLTVMTEDDRHQEVLDEVIQLASVTVNENADVIRERIERETPWWVPSSVDNKIFKRVLGAIQRLLAELAADRNHALRQRFDVALDNFVERLNTSPEFAARVDAWKEDFLDNDAARRFSATLWDEAKEALARHAEKPEGSAPNVIEHALTTFGQKALQDPELLAKMDDFAVDIAAFLVSRYQDEVADLIASTVAAWDPDLTSRRVELAIGRDLQFIRINGTIVGGLVGLLLYLISRA; translated from the coding sequence GTGAGCGAGCCGCTTCGCTTGGCCGGCGGCTCGCCGTCTGCCGCGGTGACGCGGCTCGAGCCGGTCGCGATGCACGACGAGGCTGATCGCCAGGCGCGCCTCGATCGAATGAAGCGCTTCGCGACGCTGCTGCTCGTCGCGGCGACGGCGCTGTTCGTCGTCGCGCGGCTCCTCGAATCGCGGTATCCGTGGCTTGGCATCGTGCGCGCGACGGCCGAGGCGGCGATGGTCGGCGGCATAGCGGACTGGTTCGCGGTCACCGCGCTGTTCCGTCACCCACTCGGCATTCCGATCCCGCACACGGCCATCGTGCCGGCGAAGAAAGATCGCGTGGGCCGCACACTCGGCGCCTTCGTGCAGCGCAATTTTCTCACGCGCGACGTCATCGAGCATCGCTTTCGTTCGCTGCGCGTCGGCGAGCGCCTGGCCGAATGGCTGGCCGATTCACAGAACGCGCGCACGATCTCGCGCAGTGCGGCGAGCGCGTTGAGCTCCGCGGCGCAAATGCTGCGCGACGAGGACGTGCAGGACGTGCTCGACCGGACGCTCGCTCAACGCATGCGCACGATGCACCTGGCGCCGCTGCTCGGGAAAGTGCTGACGGTGATGACCGAGGACGACCGCCATCAGGAAGTGCTGGACGAAGTGATTCAGCTTGCGTCGGTCACGGTGAATGAGAATGCCGACGTCATTCGCGAGCGGATCGAGCGCGAGACGCCGTGGTGGGTGCCGTCGTCCGTCGACAACAAGATCTTCAAGCGCGTGCTCGGGGCGATTCAACGATTGCTCGCCGAGCTGGCCGCCGATCGCAATCATGCGCTGCGGCAGCGCTTCGACGTGGCGCTGGACAACTTCGTCGAGCGGCTGAATACGTCGCCGGAGTTCGCGGCGCGCGTCGACGCGTGGAAGGAAGACTTCCTCGACAACGATGCGGCGCGCCGATTCTCGGCGACGCTGTGGGACGAGGCGAAGGAAGCGCTCGCGCGCCATGCCGAGAAGCCCGAGGGGTCGGCGCCGAACGTGATCGAGCATGCGCTGACCACGTTCGGGCAGAAGGCGCTGCAGGATCCCGAGCTGCTCGCGAAGATGGACGACTTCGCGGTCGACATCGCGGCGTTCCTGGTGTCGCGGTATCAGGATGAAGTGGCGGACCTGATCGCGTCGACCGTGGCGGCGTGGGATCCGGATCTGACGTCGCGTCGCGTGGAGCTGGCGATCGGGCGTGACTTGCAATTCATCCGCATCAACGGGACGATCGTTGGCGGGTTGGTGGGGCTGCTCCTCTATCTGATTTCGCGGGCGTAA